The following is a genomic window from Elaeis guineensis isolate ETL-2024a chromosome 10, EG11, whole genome shotgun sequence.
ACAAACCACATATAAGAATACAGTATATTCTTGCATCTAGATTATAGCCTTCCACCAACATTTGTGAAAGGAATGCTAATATATCCTTTTCTTTGTTCAGATCCAACAATGCAAGCAAAATAGTAGTGTATGTATCTGGAATACAATAAGTACCTTTATGAACTGCAAGAGAATGAAGTCTAATTGCTTCATGCACCCTTCCAGCATGACAAATTCTTGGATCAACATATTGAGTGAGTTAGAGGTGAGACTAAGGCCTTTGTTAGTAATATAGTAAAACACTTCCATGGCCTCCTGTACTTGTTTTACATAACACAAACCCTCAATCAATTCTGAGCAAGATTCTGAATCCAAAGTCATGTTATTGACACAGGCCAGTCGGAACATTTCTAAAGCTTTCTCACATGAACCCATCTTACAGTACCCAATTATAATTGCAGAATAAGTGGCCTGCTCGGGCATGTAAGAAGAGACAATCATTCTACCAATAACTTCAAATGCTTTTCCAACATTCTCATGCTCACAAAGGCCCCTTATAATGATATTCCAAGACATCCTGTCAACTAGTCCCTGATCTGCCATCTTTCTGAGATAAATAATTGCCTCCAGGAACCTGCCCTCATTACAAAAACCTTTGAGCAAGGCATTATAAGGTTCAATTTCCAAGGTATTGTTCCCATCCAAAAAGCTCATTGCTTTGCCCAGCTTCCCCATTTTGCAATACCCATTCACAATATCCACATGCATACTGTTCACAGGAGAAAAGCCTGACGCTAACATATCTTCAAAAAGCTCGACTGCATCATCCAATTGTTGATTTTCACATAAACATAGAACTAAAATACTGTACAGATGCGCCTCAAGCTGAAGACCTGTATTTTTCATCATTCTAAACAACTCAATTCCTTCCTTGAATCTGTTAATCCTGCAAAATAGAGGTATGATACTCACATAAAAGTCACGATGTGGTTTGCAGCCCAGGTCCAACATCTGATTCAAAACCTTGACCGATTCATCTACTCTGCCGCTTGAACAAAGAGCACTGATGAGTATCTCAAATGTCTGACTATTTGGAGCGCATTGTTTTTTGCTCATTTTATGAAACTGGTTTAGCGCCAATTCCAAGTGACCAGCCTCACAGAGTGCCTTTATTAAGTAATTCAATGTTTCAACATCAGGAAGAATCCCTGCTTTCACCATTTCCTTATAGACAAACATCACAGACTGAAAATTTCCCCTTTTTGACACAAAAGTGCCCAATAAAGCATTGCATGACAATACCGACAATATGCGCTTCACCGAATTTGCATGTTTGAAAACTTCTAAAGCTTCTATTAGCCTGTGGTTTTGGCAAAAGGAATGAATCATGAAACCCAATGCTTCTTCTAAATTTGGGAGATCCAATTTCACCATCTCCTTCAAGAGATCCCCCATTTCTTGGTGGTTTTCTGCCAGACCAAGCTTCAATATCATGTGGGTATAAATTTCTAGTGTCGGCCGGAAATTTTTTTGAACGGATGCCCATTTGAAGATGTTAACAGCCAAGTTCAAATCCAAAGTGGAATCCAAGATGCGGATCAACCTGTCCGGGTGGAGCCTGTTCCTGAGAGAGCGGGTAGCAGATTCAAACTCAGCAGAGTTTGGAGTACTGCTATCTGTTTCAGAAGGATTTTGAACACAAGCAGCACTGGGAATTGAATAAAACCGAAGAGCTTTTAAAGAAGACTGGTTCAGAAGCCGCCTGGAGAGAAGGAAAGTTGGAATTTTTGATGCCATTGGAGCAAACTTCTCAATGGCATCATCTTACGGTGtatcaaagaagagagaagatgagaaaaaatttaaaaatatgtatatatcAAAAGGGACCATTGGAGATCGAGGTCCCCAACATCTTAAGACATGGACACCACGAGGATTTGAATGAAAGATAGGATCTTTAGCCATTCAAACAGCTTTGAATCTGTTCAGGACATCGAGAGATAGAGCTTACACGGCACATACAGATCGAACAACAATTAGTTCACCAGGCATGGCATCTAGAATTGAAAAGAGGAAAATATCTAAAAACCCAGACAACAGATGGCTTCGAGATGACAAAAATTTGTCTTTGAAC
Proteins encoded in this region:
- the LOC105059749 gene encoding LOW QUALITY PROTEIN: uncharacterized protein (The sequence of the model RefSeq protein was modified relative to this genomic sequence to represent the inferred CDS: inserted 1 base in 1 codon) gives rise to the protein MASKIPTFLLSRRLLNQSSLKALRFYSIPSAACVQNPSETDSSTPNSAEFESATRSLRNRLHPDRLIRILDSTLDLNLAVNIFKWASVQKNFRPTLEIYTHMILKLGLAENHQEMGDLLKEMVKLDLPNLEEALGFMIHSFCQNHRLIEALEVFKHANSVKRILSVLSCNALLGTFVSKRGNFQSVMFVYKEMVKAGILPDVETLNYLIKALCEAGHLELALNQFHKMSKKQCAPNSQTFEILISALCSSGRVDESVKVLNQMLDLGCKPHRDFYVSIIPLFCRINRFKEGIELFRMMKNTGLQLEAHLYSILVLCLCENQQLDDAVELFEDMLASGFSPVNSMHVDIVNGYCKMGKLGKAMSFLDGNNTLEIEPYNALLKGFCNEGRFLEAIIYLRKMADQGLVDRMSWNIIIRGLCEHENVGKAFEVIGRMIVSSYMPEQATYSAIIIGYCKMGSCEKALEMFRLACVNNMTLDSESCSELIEGLCYVKQVQEAMEVFYYITNKGLSLTSNSLNMLIQEXCHAGRVHEAIRLHSLAVHKGTYCIPDTYTTILLALLDLNKEKDILAFLSQMLVEGYNLDARIYCILICGLCTHSTVSMAALLFNQMIHDGFIPDSKTFETLVFSMAKFSQLHTVVHSLEKIINENRILSPTVCNMIIHGLLKEGHRNEACKFLDRIIEMGWVPDAETHGLLVGSFHVQERDGTIGVSEASGNDNVSNILAEGLNKCNEHMVQE